The window CACTCTATTTTAGGATGAAATATTATGGCAAGAACTGAGGTGTTTTCTAATGATACTCTTTTCTCCTGAGTCCACAGATTCCCTTAGAGAAGAATGGCTCCTGGaaatgactcttttgtgactgaaTTCATTCTGTTGGGATTAACAGACCAACCATATCTCCAACTTCCCCTGTTTCTCCTGTTTCTAGTAATGTATATGGTCACTGTGAtggggaatttgggattaataaTCCTAATTGGGCTAAACTCACACCtacacacccccatgtactttttcctctttaACTTGTCTTTCATAGATCTCTGTTATTCTTCTGTGTTTACACCCAAAATGCTGATTAATTTCACATCAAAGAAGAATATTATTTCTTACTTGGGGTGCATGACTCAGctttactttttctgttttttttgtatttctgaaatctATGTGCTGACATCAATGGCCTATgatcgctatgtggccatctgcaaccCACTTTTGTATAATGTTGTTATGTCTCCTAAAGTGTGTTCCAGCCTTATACTTGGTTCCTACTTGGTGGCATTTTCTTGTGCCATGGCTCACACTGGATGCATGCTGAGACTGACCTTCTGTGATGCAAACACCATCAACCATTATTTCTGTGACATCCTTCCTCTGTTCCAGCTCTCCTGCACAAGTACCTATGTCAATGAGCTAGAACTTTTCATTGTGGCAGGTATTAACATCGTTGTACCTGATCTCACCATCATTGTCTCTTATGGCCTCATCCTCACCAACATCCTCTGCATACGCTCCACACAGGGCAGGTCCAAAGCCTTCAATACCTGCAGTTCCCACATCATTGCTGTTTCTCTGTTCTTTGGatcatgtatatttatgtatctcAAACCATCTTCTGCTGGGTCTATGAATGAGAGAAAGATCTCTTCTCTCTTTTACACCAATGTGGTTGCCATGATGAATCCTTTAATCTACAGCTTGAGAAATAAAGATGTGAAGACTGCTCTGAGAAAAACTCTgaatagaagaaaaatttaattaGAAATGATCTCTCTGTGCAATTAGTCACAGGGTGACAAATAGAAATTTtctgtgtttaaaataattttattgaaaatcttttttctttctcaccatGTTGAAGAAAATTCGAATTCTCTTACTGTCAGTTTTTGTAGAGTAggtcttctctctttcctcactGTTTGCACAATCCCCTTTCCTCTTTTCCCACTTATTAATACTAGTAAGAAGAAAAGTATtatctctgtgttttttttttctttatcattttgaatgtttttctctctgaaaatagAAGACTGTTGTATAGATGATGAAAGCAGGGAACATTAGACTGACCATGTCATTGGAGATGTCTTATCTGCCTTTTGCCATTGGAAGCATGAATCAGACAATGTTTGATTTTCGTGTCTCTCTAGCCTtcactttatttctcctttaatgCCTGAGATGGAAGTTTCTGTAATCACTGTTTAGTATATCCCATTTTGCATCTGTAAACACTTCACATTATGCTTCCTTTAGAAAAGGGTTTTCTTACCTTTGCACACCCAGTCCTGTACATAATGGAttgtcaatatatatttattgcctGTTTGGGAGAATAAAGTTTAATGTCATTATTGCCCTATTTGCAGTTATATAACTTttcaataaaaagcaaataataattacaatttgctaaataagcaaataataattACACAATTTGGGAAGGTTTGTAGGCATTGCAGAGGCCCATctattccattatatattttatcaCTATTTGAGGTGCCAAAATTGTGTTAAAAGTTGGTCAAAAATCTGTCATTTGAGAAGcctcaaaataaaaattgaacatttcatttttagaaaCAATAAGCTTTCTCTAAAATTAGGTTTCATTCTTTCAGATTATTTaaggaaaaagtaattttaaaattggcATACCATTGTAAACATTGTGTTTGGCAAAGTTTTAGAAGAAATAACCTAGTTCTCACTTTAATTATCAACTCCAGCTCTGTGTGTTTCTTcttgttagtcacttagtcgtgtccgactctttgcgaccccatggactataccccgccaaggtcctctatccatgggattctccgggcaagaatactggagtgggataccatgccctcctctggagatcttcccaatccaaggatcgaatttacgtctcctgcactgcaggcagattctttaccatctgagccaccaagcgtctgtttgctgctaagtcacttcagttgtgtccgactctgtgcgaccccatagacggcagcccaccaggctcccccgtccctgggattctccacgcaagaacactggagtgggttgccacttccttctcggatgcgtgaaagtgaaaaatgaaagtgaagtcactcagttgtgtctgaccctcagtgaccccatggactgcagccttccaggctcctccgtccatgggattttccaggcaagagtactggagtggggtgtcatagCGTCTGTTTGGACCTCACTAAAAGAAGGGGGAATCAAGGTAGAGTGTTTGCATGTATAACACAGAGTTATCCTTTATAGTgtttgcctttgttgttgttgttgttatgcaCTAAAGAAATTATGAGAGAAAGGATAATTCTATTGAAATTGTACAGCTGAGTGTTTAACAGGCAAGCCGAGTTTCTCCTGTGTCTGTGTAATAGGAGAgcttctatggtggctcagattataatgagtttgatccttggattgggaagattccctggagaaggaaatgcaacccattctaataatcttgtctggagaattccatggacagatgagcctggcgggctacagtccatcgggtcatagagtcggacatgactgagtcactaatGCTTCCCTCCACCCCAATTCAGTGTGAAAGCATGGGCTCTCTAGGAAATTATAGAAACCAGAAAGATAAtttactaattttattaattCCATCCTCCACTCTTTTACACAACCTCCctacaaacaaacacacagacagacagacatacacaGATTGCCTTCAAATCTTGTGTTTTGTGAAATCATTGCCTAAAAACTACTGGAGGGCATGCAACACACTTGCCATCTTTGCAAGCACTTCCAAGTACGTGGTTCCTGGTTTCACCTCCTAAGAACAAGGGTTGAACTAGAAATACTTGCTGATTTCAGGAAGAAATAATACTTATTGCTTCAACCATTCATTATTtatgtaaaagaaagaataaaaagccaCACACATTTTGTAACTGTGAAGAGCCtagcacacaaaaaaagaaatgtaagagacatgTATACATTCAAATTTTCATTTGCAATATAGTAGATTttggcaaagcactccagtattcttgctttggaaattccatagacagaggaacccagtgACTAATGGGGTACCAGAAGTGTTGGTTATGAtgtagtgactaaataacagacCTACATTCTACATGTGGGTAGATCTGAAAATAGATTTACATGGTTACAATTATTCCCCAAAAGTGATTATGTCAGCAAATGCCCATGTTGAAGATCGAGATGCCATTTTTCCCTTAGTCTGGTACACTTGGTGTTTTCTCCATCTTTATGACATTTCATTGTATATTCATTTTAGCATCAGATGAAGTAGGTGGTTTATATACAAGGCTTTGCTGTACAAAGTATATACCTTTGTATGTTAAAATtcctctctgggtggggaagtttTACATTCTGAGGCTGGAATTTCTAGGTCCCTCAGCGAGTGGTAGGATGATGGAGTCACCTTGGATATTTAAAGTCTCTCTGACATCAAGCTGAATTAATCCactttaatagtaataataataataataatgagaatgAATAGGTTGTTACCACTGCTCTTAGAATAGTGTTGTAGTTTTCTCTGTATTATTACTTCTGTCAGTATATGTGTAACTCCTGGGAGAACTTTGAGGTAAATAGGAAAGGGGAACTTGGCTTCcatctcctcagttcagttcagttgctcagtcatgtctgactctttgtgaccacatagactgcagcatgccaggcttccctgtccatcaccaactcccgaagcttactcaaactcacattcttggagttggtgatgacatccaacaatCTCAACCTCtcttgtacccttctcctccagccttcaatctttcctagcatcagggtcatttccaatgagtcaattcttcacatcaggtggccaaagtgttggagtttcagctttagcatcagtccttccaatgaatattcaggactgatcctctttaggattgactggttggatctccttgcagtccaagggactctcaagagtcttctccaacaccacacttcaaaagcatcaattcttcagccttcagctttcttcacagtccaactctcacatccatacatgaccactggaaaaaccatagccttgactagacagacctttgttggcaaagtaacgtctctgcttttcaatatgctgtctaggttggtcataactttccatccaaggagtaagtgtcttttaatttcatggttgcaatcaccatctgcagtgattttggagtccagaaaaataaagtcagccactgtttccattgtttccccatctatttgccatgaagtgatgggactggatgccaaaaccttaattttctgagtgttgagttttaagccagccatttcactcttctctttcactttcatcaagaggctatttagatactcttcactttctgtcaataggatggtgtcatctgtatatctgaggttattgatatttctcccacaatcttgattccagtttttgctacatccagtccagcattttgcatgatgtactctgtgtgtaagttaaaaaagcagggtgacaatatacacccttaacatgctcctttcctgacttggaaccattctcgttccatgtccagttctaactgttgatttttgacttgcatacagatttctcaggaggcaggtaaagcagtctggtattcccataaattaaagaattttccactgtttgttgtgatccacacagtcaaaggctttggggtagcaaataaagcaaaagtagatgtttttctggaactttcttgctttattgatgatccaacggatgtttgcaaattgatctctggttcctctgccttttctaaattcagcttgaacatctggaagttcacggatcatgtactgttgaaacctggcttggagaattttgagcattactttgctagtgtgtgagatgagtgcaatgatgtggtagtttgaacattctttggcattgtctttctttgagattggaatgaaaaccacttcagtattcttgc is drawn from Bubalus kerabau isolate K-KA32 ecotype Philippines breed swamp buffalo chromosome 5, PCC_UOA_SB_1v2, whole genome shotgun sequence and contains these coding sequences:
- the LOC129653740 gene encoding olfactory receptor 8B3-like; the protein is MAPGNDSFVTEFILLGLTDQPYLQLPLFLLFLVMYMVTVMGNLGLIILIGLNSHLHTPMYFFLFNLSFIDLCYSSVFTPKMLINFTSKKNIISYLGCMTQLYFFCFFCISEIYVLTSMAYDRYVAICNPLLYNVVMSPKVCSSLILGSYLVAFSCAMAHTGCMLRLTFCDANTINHYFCDILPLFQLSCTSTYVNELELFIVAGINIVVPDLTIIVSYGLILTNILCIRSTQGRSKAFNTCSSHIIAVSLFFGSCIFMYLKPSSAGSMNERKISSLFYTNVVAMMNPLIYSLRNKDVKTALRKTLNRRKI